In Coregonus clupeaformis isolate EN_2021a chromosome 7, ASM2061545v1, whole genome shotgun sequence, one genomic interval encodes:
- the LOC121569803 gene encoding mitogen-activated protein kinase kinase kinase 8, which produces MDYKYDNAGIELLLAHMNIEDIIDVVESLYHTKEEEEEEDDGVSFEEGLSQEEMDENEETVDGSGDEVTGGTQETQQENGGGRVRYGTVSDLLSFVNLISNMEPEALQHLPEEMGVLLNKKHMVLKKGHYRIDSDVFLFPWKWTYKTPGSGGHVPKGSFGKVHLAQDTITRKRMACKLIPMEHLKPADVEIQARFHHENIAELYGALLWDQNIHLFMEAGEGGSVLEKLDSCGPMREFEIIWVTKQVLRGLEYLHSHNVIHHDIKPSNIVLMSDKAVLVDFGLTVQMTEKVYTPRDLRGTEMYMSPEVVLCRGHNTKTDIYSLGTTIIHMQTGSPPWVRRYPRTAYPSYLYIIHKQAPPLEDIAEDCSGVMRSFLERSLERNPAKRSSAAELLRDEAINPPREEQPRCWSLDSALVEASHPLLRQHSQQPDTTQESSLYSEPEDSAHLRRKGSLYIDLGAMAGYYNLVRGPPATEYG; this is translated from the exons ATGGATTACAAATATGACAATGCTGGAATAGAACTCCTGCTGGCTCACATGAACATAGAGGACATAATCGATGTGGTGGAAAGTCTCTACCACAccaaggaagaggaagaagaggaagacgatGGTGTGTCGTTTGAGGAGGGTCTCTCTCAGGAGGAGATGGACGAGAACGAGGAGACTGTGGATGGTTCGGGGGACGAAGTGACAGGAGGGACCCAGGAGACACAACAGGAGAACGGTGGTGGTAGGGTCAGGTACGGGACGGTGTCGGACTTGCTCTCTTTCGTCAACCTGATCTCTAACATGGAGCCAGAAGCACTGCAGCACCTGCCGGAGGAGATGGGTGTGTTACTGAACAAG AAACACATGGTGCTGAAGAAGGGTCACTATCGCATCGATTCGGATGTGTTTCTATTTCCATGGAAGTGGACCTACAAGACTCCAGGCTCTGGCGGCCATGTTCCAAAGGGCTCCTTTGGGAAAGTCCACTTGGCCCAGGATACCATAACCAGGAAGAGAATGGCATGCAAACTG ATCCCCATGGAACACTTAAAACCAGCCGATGTGGAGATCCAGGCCCGGTTCCATCACGAGAACATTGCAGAGCTCTATGGTGCTCTCCTCTGGGACCAGAACATCCACCTGTTCATGGAAGCTGGCGAGGGAGGGTCGGTTCTGGAAAAACTGGACAGCTGTGGCCCCATGAGGGAGTTTGAGATCATCTGGGTCACCAAGCAGGTCCTCAGGGGCCTGGAGTACCTACACTCTCACAATGTCATCCACCATGACATCAAAC ccaGCAACATCGTCCTGATGTCAGACAAGGCGGTGCTGGTGGACTTTGGCCTGACGGTACAGATGACAGAGAAGGTATACACCCCTAGGGATCTACGAGGCACAGAG ATGTATATGAGCCCGGAGGTGGTTCTGTGTCGAGGACACAACACCAAGACAGATATCTACAGCCTGGGCACCACCATCATCCACATGCAGACTGGCAGCCCGCCCTGGGTCAGGAGATACCCACGCACCGCCTACCCTTCCTACCTCTACATA atCCACAAGCAGGCCCCTCCCCTGGAGGACATAGCAGAGGACTGCAGCGGTGTCATGCGGTCCTTCCTGGAGAGATCCCTGGAGAGGAACCCTGCCAAGCGCAGCTCTGCAGCCGAGCTCCTGAGGGACGAGGCCATCAACCCTCCCAGAGAGGAACAGCCACGCTGCTGGAGCCTGGACTCAGCCCTGGTGGAGGCCTCCCACCCTCTACTGAGGCAGCACAGCCAGCAGCCTGACACCACACAGG AATCCTCTCTGTACTCTGAGCCTGAGGACTCTGCCCACCTGAGGAGAAAGGGATCCCTGTACATTGACCTGGGGGCAATGGCTGGATACTATAATCTAGTGAGAGGTCCCCCTGCTACAGAGTATGGCTAA